A stretch of Peteryoungia algae DNA encodes these proteins:
- the mutL gene encoding DNA mismatch repair endonuclease MutL encodes MNIKQLSETLINQIAAGEVIERPASAAKELIENAIDAGATRIEVATAGGGKTLLRVIDNGCGMGPEDLALAIRRHCTSKLNDSLFDIRSLGFRGEALPSIGSVAKLTITSRPAGADSGAEIAVFGGKVGDVRPAAANPGTTVEVRDLFFATPARLKFMKTEKAEAGAITEIVKRMAIAFPAIRFVLSGTDRSTLEFPGTGDDHLARIAQILGADFKDNAIELDAEREDVRLSGFAGVPTFNRGNSAHQYAFVNGRPVQDKQILSAIRGAYAETIPQGRYPVAVLSLTLDPALVDVNVHPAKSDVRFRDPALVRGLIVGAIRQSLQREGDRAATTGAGGMLRAFRPGYSPQPAQAWSPANSPSRPFHGAAPSFGGGFAGAAAPAAHGFAEAAQVAFDSLSMPTARSEPIPSPVPQGASVEAIATYPLGAARAQVHANYIVAQTEDGLVIVDQHAAHERLVFEQMRKALSGRRLPSQGLLIPDIVDLPEEDCDRLMVHAASLEQLGLAIERFGPGAIAVRETPAMLGEMDASQLVRDLADEIAEWDTADRLSAKLEHVAATMACHGSVRSGRRLRVEEMNALLRQMEQTPGSGQCNHGRPTYVELKLSDIERLFGRS; translated from the coding sequence ATGAACATCAAGCAGCTCTCCGAAACGCTTATCAACCAGATCGCTGCGGGCGAGGTCATCGAACGGCCGGCCAGTGCGGCGAAGGAGTTGATCGAGAATGCGATCGACGCCGGCGCCACCCGGATCGAGGTGGCGACGGCCGGCGGCGGCAAGACGCTGCTGCGCGTGATCGACAATGGCTGCGGCATGGGTCCGGAGGACCTGGCGCTCGCCATACGCCGTCACTGCACGTCGAAGCTCAACGACTCCCTGTTCGACATCCGCTCGCTCGGCTTCCGGGGCGAAGCCCTCCCCTCGATCGGCTCCGTTGCGAAGCTGACGATCACCAGTCGACCCGCCGGTGCCGACAGTGGGGCGGAGATCGCCGTGTTTGGCGGCAAGGTCGGGGACGTCCGCCCGGCGGCGGCCAATCCCGGCACGACGGTCGAGGTGCGCGACCTGTTCTTCGCGACGCCGGCGCGGCTGAAATTCATGAAGACGGAAAAGGCGGAAGCGGGTGCGATCACCGAGATCGTCAAGCGCATGGCGATCGCCTTCCCGGCGATCCGCTTCGTACTCTCGGGCACGGACCGCTCGACGCTCGAATTCCCCGGCACCGGCGACGATCACCTGGCGCGTATCGCGCAGATCCTGGGCGCCGACTTCAAGGACAATGCGATCGAGCTCGACGCCGAGCGCGAAGATGTGCGGCTATCGGGCTTTGCCGGCGTGCCGACCTTCAATCGGGGCAATTCCGCCCATCAATATGCCTTCGTCAATGGTCGGCCTGTGCAGGACAAGCAGATCCTGTCGGCGATCCGCGGCGCCTATGCCGAGACCATTCCGCAGGGGCGCTATCCGGTCGCGGTGCTGTCGCTGACGCTCGATCCGGCGCTGGTCGACGTCAACGTGCATCCGGCGAAATCCGACGTGCGCTTTCGCGATCCGGCGCTGGTGCGCGGTCTGATCGTCGGCGCCATCCGGCAGTCCCTGCAAAGAGAGGGCGACCGGGCAGCGACGACAGGCGCCGGCGGCATGCTGCGGGCCTTCCGTCCCGGATATTCGCCGCAGCCGGCGCAAGCTTGGTCGCCGGCCAACTCGCCGTCGCGGCCATTCCATGGTGCAGCGCCGAGCTTCGGTGGCGGCTTTGCTGGTGCGGCGGCACCTGCCGCACATGGTTTTGCCGAAGCGGCGCAGGTTGCATTCGACAGCCTGTCCATGCCAACGGCCCGGAGCGAACCGATCCCCTCGCCTGTCCCTCAGGGCGCATCCGTGGAGGCGATCGCGACTTATCCGCTGGGTGCCGCGCGGGCGCAGGTGCACGCCAATTACATCGTGGCGCAGACAGAGGATGGTCTCGTGATCGTCGACCAGCATGCCGCCCATGAGCGGCTCGTGTTCGAACAGATGCGCAAGGCGCTTTCCGGTCGCCGCCTCCCCTCGCAAGGTCTGCTCATTCCAGACATCGTCGATCTTCCGGAAGAGGATTGCGACCGGTTGATGGTCCATGCAGCAAGCCTCGAGCAGCTGGGTCTTGCGATCGAACGCTTCGGCCCGGGCGCGATTGCCGTGCGCGAGACACCGGCCATGCTCGGTGAAATGGACGCCTCGCAACTGGTGCGCGACCTCGCCGACGAGATTGCAGAATGGGACACGGCCGACCGGCTGTCGGCCAAGCTGGAACATGTCGCAGCGACCATGGCCTGCCACGGTTCGGTGCGATCCGGGCGCCGTCTTCGGGTCGAGGAAATGAACGCGCTTTTGCGCCAGATGGAGCAGACCCCAGGCTCGGGTCAGTGCAATCACGGACGCCCGACCTATGTGGAGCTCAAGCTCTCTGATATCGAACGGCTGTTCGGGCGCAGCTGA
- a CDS encoding response regulator: protein MSEFPPVPGLDMRVEGHDSPSTDASLDAALLDAVSEAFSAALIVYDRHDHLIFASRSARQFMPLPSTFFTPGTRLRDILGAAYDAGLSHAVSGQSGSAPLSREEWLTCQIAAHWKERSELQSSDDGKRWTRFSKRRLSSGFGFCVMSDITEQKRREEQWRADIERVQLTEEILDNLAHPVFVQDRNLQLVAVNKVFCSAVSVGAENALGGSIANFFEPEVATRLSAASRHVLETGVTSSLTVPLQLDGGPPNPILVHFQRVGTPGRYLVVASLGEMAGTAGSVPYPGEPANSPADGDRDHGVIDGRLTGRKALLVTGDREFEARALEILQLLGLDSCCVRDDQELDAFLSVARSVAVVVDLAIVDVDLDMRCLELLQAVDVDYLTLQYSDISGDLAFSVLDRMTALRAAPVPADDWEITTEDTPSLPVREPPPEARLPEIRSRKVAAPPAVPASRSPLSPSMVLVAEDNEINQIVFSQILEGLGYAYRICADGESAVRLWSELNPAIILMDVTLPGINGFEAARRIRQMPTEGAGQTPIIGVLTQAFDRDREACFACGMDEVILKPLSPDLIDQAIRRLVPDIARHASTA, encoded by the coding sequence GTGAGCGAGTTTCCACCGGTCCCCGGTCTGGACATGAGAGTTGAGGGGCACGACAGTCCGTCGACCGATGCCTCCCTCGACGCTGCTCTGCTGGATGCGGTTTCGGAGGCCTTTTCTGCGGCCCTGATTGTCTATGATCGTCACGACCATCTGATATTCGCAAGCCGCAGCGCCCGCCAGTTCATGCCGCTGCCTTCAACCTTTTTCACGCCTGGAACGCGCCTGAGAGACATACTCGGTGCAGCCTATGACGCAGGGCTCAGCCATGCCGTGAGCGGCCAGTCCGGGAGCGCGCCGCTCAGCCGGGAAGAATGGCTGACCTGCCAGATCGCCGCGCATTGGAAGGAACGTTCGGAGCTGCAGTCGAGCGATGACGGCAAGCGCTGGACCCGCTTCTCCAAGCGCAGGCTTTCCTCGGGTTTTGGATTCTGCGTGATGAGTGACATCACCGAGCAGAAGCGCCGCGAAGAGCAGTGGCGTGCCGACATCGAGCGTGTCCAGCTCACCGAGGAAATCCTCGACAATCTCGCCCATCCGGTCTTCGTCCAGGATCGCAATCTCCAGCTCGTCGCCGTCAACAAGGTTTTCTGCTCGGCTGTCTCCGTCGGCGCCGAAAATGCCCTTGGCGGGTCGATTGCCAATTTCTTCGAGCCTGAGGTCGCCACCCGGCTATCAGCCGCCTCGCGCCATGTTCTGGAGACGGGCGTCACATCGTCGCTCACCGTGCCATTGCAGCTCGATGGCGGTCCGCCAAACCCGATCCTCGTACATTTCCAGCGTGTCGGCACACCCGGTCGCTATCTCGTGGTCGCGAGCCTCGGCGAGATGGCGGGCACGGCAGGCAGTGTTCCCTATCCGGGCGAGCCTGCCAACTCGCCGGCCGATGGTGACCGGGATCACGGTGTGATTGACGGTCGTCTGACCGGCCGGAAGGCCTTGCTCGTCACCGGCGACCGGGAGTTCGAAGCGCGTGCGCTCGAAATCCTGCAATTGCTCGGTCTCGACAGTTGCTGTGTCCGCGACGATCAGGAACTCGATGCATTCCTGTCCGTCGCCCGGTCGGTTGCCGTGGTCGTCGATCTCGCGATCGTCGATGTCGACCTCGACATGCGCTGCCTGGAACTTCTTCAGGCGGTGGATGTCGACTACCTCACCTTGCAGTATTCCGACATCTCCGGTGACCTTGCCTTCAGTGTGCTCGATCGCATGACTGCCCTGCGGGCGGCACCTGTGCCGGCGGATGACTGGGAAATCACCACGGAAGATACGCCGTCCTTGCCTGTCCGCGAGCCCCCACCCGAGGCAAGGCTCCCGGAAATCCGCAGCCGCAAGGTTGCGGCTCCACCGGCCGTCCCTGCGTCGCGATCCCCTCTCTCGCCCTCCATGGTTCTCGTCGCCGAAGACAACGAGATCAACCAGATCGTATTCTCCCAGATCCTCGAGGGGCTGGGCTATGCCTACCGCATCTGTGCAGACGGCGAGAGTGCGGTCCGTCTCTGGTCCGAACTCAATCCGGCGATCATCCTGATGGATGTCACGCTCCCCGGCATCAACGGCTTCGAGGCGGCCCGCCGCATCCGCCAGATGCCGACCGAGGGCGCGGGCCAGACACCCATCATCGGTGTCCTCACCCAGGCGTTCGATCGCGACCGCGAAGCCTGCTTTGCCTGCGGCATGGACGAGGTGATCCTGAAGCCTCTCAGCCCCGATCTCATCGACCAGGCGATCCGCCGCCTCGTACCGGACATCGCCCGGCACGCATCGACCGCCTGA
- a CDS encoding putative bifunctional diguanylate cyclase/phosphodiesterase has protein sequence MGPARSAPDQQDQGDQKTIGYTDRLTGLGNRHRLGDKVRQLAADRAADPAPFTVGIVNLDGFKPINDLFGQAAGDEILCQVAHRLKACAPDGATVTRHDGDEFAIVLPLVFERLGAERAGQLIKDVLSAPYDLGDRNVRLSASLGFAVYPFAGEDFEELMKSAETALYRSKRRGRGQITVYSREIAQEMKQATQLEQALRNAIINDTVDVHFQPIVRLRDNRVVGFEALARWIDPDLGFVSPAVFVPLAEERGFIDTLSETLLRKAAEATLAWPRDLFLSFNLSSVQLMDLRTSLNTLSILNSVGFDPRRLELEITETAVMSSADTARLIIKQLKDAGIRISLDDFGTGQSSLGRLREFTFDKVKIDRAFVSAITTDRTSEHIIKAIVSMCEGLELEVVAEGIETEFEAQKLRELGCGMGQGYYFGKPVDAAATLRYLAEHHHDFALVNRATA, from the coding sequence ATGGGTCCCGCCCGAAGCGCCCCTGACCAGCAAGATCAGGGCGACCAAAAGACGATAGGCTACACCGATCGATTGACCGGCCTTGGCAACCGCCACCGGCTGGGCGACAAGGTGCGCCAGCTCGCCGCCGATCGCGCGGCCGACCCCGCTCCCTTCACCGTCGGTATCGTCAATCTCGATGGCTTCAAGCCGATCAACGACCTTTTCGGTCAGGCCGCCGGCGATGAAATCCTCTGCCAGGTCGCCCACCGCCTGAAAGCTTGCGCCCCTGACGGTGCCACCGTCACCCGCCACGACGGCGACGAATTTGCCATTGTCCTGCCGCTCGTCTTCGAGCGTCTCGGGGCTGAACGCGCCGGTCAACTGATCAAGGATGTGCTGTCGGCCCCATATGATCTCGGCGATCGAAATGTGCGCCTCTCCGCTTCCCTCGGCTTTGCCGTCTATCCCTTTGCCGGCGAGGATTTCGAGGAACTGATGAAGAGCGCCGAGACGGCGCTTTACCGCTCCAAACGCCGCGGCCGTGGCCAGATCACTGTCTATTCCCGTGAGATTGCCCAGGAAATGAAGCAGGCGACGCAGCTCGAACAGGCGCTGCGCAATGCCATCATCAACGATACGGTCGACGTGCATTTCCAGCCGATCGTCCGGCTTCGCGACAACAGGGTCGTTGGCTTCGAGGCGCTCGCCCGCTGGATCGATCCCGACCTGGGTTTCGTTTCTCCGGCCGTCTTCGTGCCGCTTGCGGAAGAGCGCGGCTTCATCGACACGCTCTCCGAGACGCTCCTGCGCAAGGCCGCAGAAGCGACGCTCGCCTGGCCGCGCGATCTCTTCCTGTCCTTCAATCTTTCCTCGGTCCAGCTTATGGACCTCCGCACATCCCTGAACACGCTGTCGATCCTGAACAGCGTCGGATTCGACCCGCGCCGCCTGGAGCTCGAGATAACTGAGACGGCCGTGATGTCGTCTGCCGATACCGCCCGCCTGATCATCAAGCAGCTGAAGGATGCCGGCATCCGTATCTCGCTCGACGATTTCGGCACCGGCCAGTCGAGCCTCGGCCGATTGAGGGAATTCACCTTCGACAAGGTGAAGATAGACCGGGCTTTTGTTTCGGCAATCACCACCGACCGCACCTCCGAACACATCATCAAGGCGATTGTCAGCATGTGCGAAGGTCTGGAGCTCGAGGTTGTCGCCGAGGGCATCGAGACGGAATTCGAAGCGCAGAAGCTGAGAGAACTCGGCTGCGGTATGGGGCAGGGCTACTATTTCGGCAAACCCGTCGATGCGGCCGCCACCCTGCGTTACCTCGCGGAGCATCACCACGACTTCGCGCTCGTCAACCGCGCGACCGCCTGA
- a CDS encoding LysR substrate-binding domain-containing protein: MTSFRSLIPSANALVIFEAAGRHENFTRAAQELGMSQVAVSYAIRGLEQQLGTPLFERQHRAARLTEVGERFHADVSAGLSRIGRAAEEIRSKGREVNVTLAASTSFASMWMLPRLSALRDDLPDIDLRIQTSVRDLDLDEEDIPLGIRGGDPKDWPHYHSAELAAEIVSAVASPAFVEANGLPDSPAALARYRLIWLEEPVRRACSWPEWFASAGTDYRPTGRRLAINDYVLVIQAVLAGQGISLGWRHLVERLVDQGQLVEVGGHALRTGQAFHVVWPRSRELSAAATRVRDWLLTQT; this comes from the coding sequence ATGACAAGCTTTCGCAGCCTCATTCCCTCGGCCAATGCCCTCGTGATCTTCGAGGCAGCGGGCCGGCACGAGAATTTCACCCGCGCGGCGCAGGAACTCGGCATGTCTCAGGTCGCGGTATCCTATGCGATCCGCGGTCTGGAGCAGCAGCTCGGGACGCCGCTTTTCGAACGCCAGCATCGGGCGGCGAGGCTGACCGAAGTGGGCGAGCGGTTTCATGCCGACGTCTCGGCAGGGCTCTCGCGCATCGGGCGGGCTGCGGAGGAGATCCGCAGCAAGGGCCGTGAAGTGAATGTCACGCTGGCTGCTTCCACGTCTTTTGCCTCGATGTGGATGTTGCCGCGGCTCTCGGCGCTTCGGGATGACCTGCCCGATATCGATCTCAGGATCCAGACGAGCGTGCGCGATCTCGATCTTGACGAAGAGGACATTCCGCTCGGGATTCGCGGTGGCGATCCCAAGGACTGGCCGCATTATCATTCGGCGGAACTCGCCGCGGAAATCGTCTCGGCCGTTGCGAGCCCCGCATTTGTCGAGGCGAACGGGCTGCCGGACAGTCCGGCAGCCCTTGCCCGATATCGGTTGATCTGGCTGGAAGAACCAGTGCGCCGAGCCTGCAGCTGGCCGGAATGGTTTGCCTCCGCCGGCACCGATTATCGGCCGACCGGACGGCGATTGGCGATCAACGACTATGTGCTCGTCATCCAGGCGGTGCTGGCGGGCCAGGGCATTTCGCTCGGCTGGCGGCATCTCGTCGAGCGGCTGGTCGATCAGGGACAACTCGTCGAGGTGGGCGGCCATGCTCTAAGGACCGGTCAGGCCTTCCACGTGGTCTGGCCACGCTCACGGGAGCTCAGTGCGGCTGCGACACGGGTGCGTGACTGGCTGCTGACGCAGACCTGA
- a CDS encoding trimethylamine methyltransferase family protein — protein MDQVIAEPMPTRRQRPARRGTATVSPLVVPFIRRNIPTYDILSEESLLRIEAVADRILAEIGIEFRDDPAALDLWRKAGADMDGLRVRFPKGMLREILASAPAMFTQHARNPANNVEIGGNAVVFSPAYGSPFVMDLDKGRRYGTIEDFRNLIKLAQSSPWLHHSGGTICEPVDVPVNKRHLDMVYSHMKYSDRAFMGSVTAEDRAEESIDMARILFGADFVDQNCVILGNVNVNSPLVWDGTMTRALRAYARANQAAVIVPFILGGAMGPVTNAGAIAQALAETIAGCALTQLERRGAPVIFGNFLSSMSLRSGSPTFGTPEPAIGSMVIGQLARRLKLPLRCAGNFSNSKLPDAQAMQEGVMSMLSAVHCGANFVLHSAGFVDGLLAMSYEKFVMDTDFCGALHSYLAGVVVDDNTLAMDAFEEVGPGSHFLGSAHTMRNYQTAFWDSGLSNNEPFEKWSEAGSTDMATRANARWKKTLAEYEAPPLDIAIDEALLDYVDRTKRAKPDAWY, from the coding sequence ATGGATCAGGTGATTGCGGAACCAATGCCGACGCGGCGGCAGCGCCCGGCTCGACGCGGCACGGCGACAGTCTCGCCGCTCGTGGTGCCCTTCATCCGGCGCAACATCCCGACCTACGACATCCTGTCGGAGGAGAGCCTGCTGCGGATCGAGGCCGTGGCCGACCGCATCCTGGCCGAAATCGGCATCGAGTTCCGTGACGACCCGGCAGCCCTCGACCTCTGGCGCAAGGCCGGAGCAGATATGGATGGCCTTCGCGTGCGTTTCCCAAAGGGCATGCTGCGCGAGATCCTCGCCTCCGCGCCGGCGATGTTCACCCAGCACGCCCGCAACCCCGCCAACAATGTCGAGATTGGCGGCAATGCCGTGGTCTTTTCGCCGGCCTACGGCTCGCCCTTCGTCATGGATCTCGACAAGGGGCGCCGCTACGGCACGATCGAGGACTTCCGCAATCTGATCAAGCTTGCCCAGTCCTCGCCCTGGCTGCACCATTCTGGCGGCACGATCTGCGAGCCGGTCGATGTGCCCGTCAACAAGCGCCATCTCGACATGGTCTACAGCCATATGAAATATTCCGACCGCGCCTTCATGGGTTCGGTGACGGCAGAGGATCGCGCCGAGGAATCGATCGACATGGCGCGCATCCTTTTCGGTGCCGACTTCGTCGATCAGAACTGCGTGATACTGGGCAATGTCAACGTCAACTCGCCGCTGGTCTGGGACGGCACCATGACCAGGGCGCTTCGAGCCTATGCCCGCGCCAACCAGGCCGCCGTCATCGTACCCTTCATCCTTGGCGGAGCCATGGGCCCGGTCACCAATGCGGGCGCCATCGCCCAGGCCCTGGCGGAAACCATTGCGGGCTGCGCGCTCACCCAGCTCGAGCGCCGAGGCGCGCCGGTCATCTTCGGCAATTTTCTCTCTTCCATGTCGCTGCGCTCGGGCTCGCCCACTTTCGGAACACCGGAACCGGCGATCGGCTCGATGGTCATCGGCCAGCTTGCCCGTCGCCTGAAGCTGCCGCTCCGTTGCGCCGGCAACTTCTCCAATTCCAAGTTGCCGGATGCCCAGGCCATGCAGGAGGGGGTCATGTCCATGCTCTCGGCCGTGCATTGCGGGGCAAACTTCGTTCTGCATTCGGCCGGCTTCGTCGACGGCCTGCTTGCCATGTCCTACGAAAAGTTCGTCATGGACACGGATTTCTGCGGTGCCCTGCATTCCTACCTCGCCGGCGTCGTGGTCGACGACAACACGTTGGCCATGGATGCCTTCGAGGAGGTCGGTCCGGGCAGTCACTTTCTCGGCTCGGCCCATACCATGCGCAATTATCAGACGGCCTTCTGGGATTCGGGCCTGTCCAACAACGAGCCCTTCGAAAAATGGTCCGAGGCCGGCTCCACCGACATGGCCACCCGGGCGAATGCCCGCTGGAAAAAGACGCTCGCCGAATACGAAGCGCCGCCTTTGGACATCGCCATCGACGAGGCTCTTCTAGACTACGTGGATCGGACGAAGCGCGCCAAGCCGGACGCCTGGTATTGA